A single genomic interval of Parvularcula marina harbors:
- a CDS encoding SulP family inorganic anion transporter, whose amino-acid sequence MLQPTLAAFADRISVAARTRGPNLSPAQAKTELLSGLTVALALVPEAVAFAFVAGVHPLVGLYAAFLVGLITALIGGRPGMISGATGALAVVMVALVSQHGVEYLFATVVLMGLLQILAGVMKWGKFIRLVPHPVMLGFVNGLAIVIFMAQLTQFQVPGTAESAGHGMAAGEWLSGAPLFIMLALVALTMVIIWGLPKLTSIIPAPLAGIGITAILVIAVGIDTPRVGDLASIKGGFPAFHLPMVPLSVETLKIILPYAVILALIGLIESLLTLNLVGEITNKRGGASQECVAQGVANTVTGFFGGMGGCAMIGQSMINVKSGGRTRLSGISAALFLLVFILFASPLIEKIPLAALVGVMFMVVIGTFAWHSFRILPKIPRTDAVVILLVTAVTVWQDLAVAVVVGVIVSALAYAWTNARRIHANIKDVSDGRVYQIEGPLFFGSVEGFTELFQPETDPDNVIIDFANSRVADGSALRAIEDVAAKYEAAGKRLQLRHLSRDCHRLLHRAEQLMVDSGDDPDYGIAVDYTVRTGMVGGGH is encoded by the coding sequence ATGCTTCAACCGACCCTCGCCGCTTTTGCGGACCGGATAAGTGTTGCCGCGCGCACTCGCGGCCCGAATCTGAGCCCCGCGCAGGCCAAAACGGAACTCCTCTCCGGGCTGACCGTCGCACTGGCCCTCGTGCCGGAGGCTGTGGCTTTTGCCTTTGTCGCAGGGGTTCACCCGCTGGTTGGTCTGTATGCCGCCTTTCTGGTCGGGCTGATCACTGCGCTGATCGGCGGACGGCCAGGCATGATTTCCGGTGCGACGGGCGCGCTCGCCGTCGTCATGGTCGCGCTCGTCTCGCAGCATGGTGTTGAGTATCTCTTTGCGACTGTCGTTCTGATGGGCCTTCTTCAGATCCTTGCCGGGGTCATGAAATGGGGCAAGTTCATTCGGCTGGTGCCGCACCCCGTGATGCTCGGCTTCGTCAATGGTCTCGCCATCGTGATCTTCATGGCGCAGCTGACCCAGTTCCAAGTACCGGGGACGGCGGAAAGCGCTGGGCACGGCATGGCGGCAGGCGAATGGCTCTCCGGCGCGCCGCTCTTCATCATGCTCGCGCTTGTGGCCCTGACCATGGTGATCATCTGGGGGCTGCCGAAACTGACCTCGATCATCCCCGCCCCGCTGGCCGGGATCGGCATCACCGCCATTCTGGTCATCGCTGTCGGCATCGACACGCCGCGCGTCGGGGATCTGGCGTCCATCAAAGGCGGTTTCCCGGCCTTCCATTTGCCCATGGTACCGCTATCGGTTGAGACCCTGAAGATCATTCTTCCCTATGCGGTGATCCTGGCGCTGATTGGCCTGATCGAGAGCCTGCTGACGCTGAACCTCGTGGGGGAGATCACGAACAAGCGCGGCGGCGCGTCACAGGAATGCGTAGCGCAAGGCGTTGCCAATACGGTTACGGGTTTCTTCGGCGGCATGGGCGGCTGCGCCATGATCGGCCAGTCCATGATCAATGTGAAATCGGGCGGCCGCACGAGGCTGTCGGGGATTTCCGCTGCTCTGTTCCTGCTTGTCTTCATTCTCTTTGCCTCGCCGCTGATCGAGAAGATCCCGCTGGCCGCGCTGGTCGGGGTCATGTTCATGGTCGTGATCGGCACGTTCGCCTGGCATTCCTTCCGTATTCTGCCGAAGATCCCGAGGACAGACGCTGTCGTCATCCTTCTCGTGACAGCCGTCACTGTATGGCAGGACCTTGCCGTCGCCGTGGTCGTCGGGGTCATCGTGTCGGCCCTCGCCTACGCCTGGACCAATGCCCGCCGCATTCACGCGAATATCAAGGATGTCAGCGATGGCCGCGTCTATCAGATCGAGGGCCCGCTCTTTTTCGGCTCGGTTGAGGGGTTCACGGAGCTGTTCCAGCCCGAGACCGACCCGGACAATGTGATCATCGATTTTGCCAATAGCCGGGTGGCGGATGGCTCCGCCCTGCGCGCGATTGAAGATGTCGCCGCGAAATATGAGGCCGCCGGCAAGCGGCTTCAGCTGCGGCATCTCTCGCGGGATTGTCACCGCCTGCTTCACCGTGCCGAACAGTTGATGGTCGATTCAGGGGATGACCCCGATTACGGCATCGCGGTCGATTATACGGTCCGTACAGGCATGGTCGGCGGCGGTCACTGA
- the gyrB gene encoding DNA topoisomerase (ATP-hydrolyzing) subunit B — MNGEAAGSAQPAEYGADSIKVLKGLDAVRKRPGMYIGDTDDGSGLHHMVYEVVDNAIDEALAGHCDTVGVILNADGSVTVSDNGRGIPTDIHPEEGVSAAQVIMTQLHAGGKFDQNSYKVSGGLHGVGVSVVNALSDWLMLKINRAGKVHEMRFENGDAIDDLKVIGETSETGTLVTFHPSAEIFAITEFDFETLERRLRELAFLNSGVKIVLKDLRHVDPVEEELFYEGGLEAFVRYLDQAKSPVSDTPIAFSTEKDGITVDVAMWWNDSYHERVLCFTNNIPQRDGGTHLAGFRAALTRIVNNYANSSGLLKKEKVSLSGDDAREGLTCVLSVKVPDPKFSSQTKDKLVSSEVRPVVESAVGEALNEWFEEHPTEAKRIVQKVVEAATAREAARKARELTRRKGALDISSLPGKLADCQERDPAKAELFLVEGDSAGGSAKQARNRENQAILPLKGKILNVERARFDKMLSSQEVGTLITALGTGIGRDDFDINKLRYHKIVIMTDADVDGAHIRTLLLTFFYRQMPEIVRRGYLYIAQPPLYKIARGKSEQYLLDEDAMANYMYTEGLEGAKLRLHSGEEMIGNDLAEVVRAARASVAAVSAFPDRFPRDVIVQLALSGILHADELTADMAEGLAARLDMISEEYERGWQVELEGEDGLVLSRTLRGVTERYEIGADLLQSGDATRLANAINPLLEIFAKPAFLVRKETETWVRGPGTLLDAVREAGAKGITVQRYKGLGEMNPDQLWETTLDADARQLLQVQIEEADEADDIFSRLMGDVVEPRREFIQERALEAELDI, encoded by the coding sequence ATGAACGGCGAGGCGGCCGGCTCGGCCCAGCCCGCTGAATACGGCGCCGATTCCATCAAAGTTCTCAAAGGTCTGGACGCGGTTCGCAAGCGTCCGGGCATGTATATCGGTGACACCGATGATGGCTCGGGCCTGCACCACATGGTCTATGAGGTCGTCGATAACGCAATCGACGAAGCGCTGGCCGGTCACTGCGACACGGTCGGCGTCATCCTGAACGCGGATGGCTCTGTGACGGTCAGCGATAATGGCCGGGGGATCCCGACAGACATCCACCCAGAAGAGGGCGTGTCAGCGGCGCAGGTCATCATGACCCAGCTTCACGCAGGCGGGAAGTTCGACCAGAACAGCTATAAGGTCTCGGGCGGCCTTCACGGCGTCGGCGTCTCGGTCGTCAACGCGCTCAGCGACTGGCTGATGCTGAAGATCAATCGCGCCGGCAAGGTGCACGAGATGCGGTTTGAGAATGGTGACGCCATCGATGACCTCAAGGTCATCGGCGAGACATCCGAGACCGGTACGCTCGTGACGTTCCATCCGTCTGCTGAAATCTTTGCTATTACCGAATTTGATTTTGAGACGCTGGAGCGCCGTCTGCGCGAGCTTGCCTTCCTCAATTCGGGTGTGAAGATCGTGCTGAAAGACCTTCGGCATGTCGATCCCGTCGAGGAGGAGCTCTTCTATGAGGGCGGGCTTGAGGCGTTTGTCCGCTATCTCGATCAGGCAAAATCGCCGGTCTCCGATACGCCGATTGCCTTCTCGACGGAGAAGGACGGCATCACGGTCGATGTCGCGATGTGGTGGAATGACAGCTATCACGAAAGAGTGCTCTGCTTTACGAACAACATCCCCCAGCGGGATGGCGGTACGCACCTTGCCGGTTTTCGGGCCGCGCTGACCCGGATTGTCAACAATTACGCAAATTCCTCCGGGCTCCTCAAAAAAGAGAAAGTCTCGCTTTCCGGGGATGACGCGCGCGAGGGCCTGACCTGCGTTTTGTCGGTGAAGGTGCCGGATCCGAAATTCAGCTCCCAGACGAAAGACAAGCTGGTCAGCTCCGAGGTTCGCCCGGTTGTTGAATCGGCTGTCGGCGAAGCCCTCAATGAATGGTTTGAGGAGCATCCGACCGAGGCCAAGCGCATCGTCCAGAAAGTCGTCGAGGCCGCGACTGCAAGGGAAGCTGCCCGCAAGGCGCGCGAGCTGACCCGCCGCAAGGGCGCGCTCGATATTTCGTCCCTGCCAGGCAAGCTTGCCGACTGTCAGGAACGCGACCCGGCGAAGGCCGAGCTGTTCCTCGTCGAGGGTGACTCCGCTGGCGGCTCTGCCAAACAGGCCCGTAACCGGGAGAACCAGGCGATTTTGCCGCTCAAGGGGAAAATCCTCAATGTCGAACGGGCGCGGTTTGACAAGATGCTGTCGAGCCAGGAAGTCGGTACGCTGATCACGGCGCTTGGCACCGGTATCGGGCGCGATGATTTCGACATCAACAAGCTGCGCTATCACAAGATCGTCATCATGACCGACGCCGATGTCGACGGTGCGCATATTCGTACGCTGCTGTTGACTTTCTTCTACCGGCAGATGCCGGAGATCGTGCGCCGGGGCTATCTCTATATCGCCCAGCCGCCGCTCTATAAAATCGCCCGCGGCAAGTCCGAGCAATATCTCCTCGATGAAGACGCAATGGCGAATTATATGTATACCGAGGGTCTGGAAGGCGCGAAGCTTCGCCTCCATTCAGGCGAAGAGATGATCGGTAATGATCTGGCCGAAGTCGTCCGTGCGGCACGCGCCTCCGTTGCGGCAGTGTCGGCATTCCCTGACCGCTTCCCGCGCGATGTCATTGTCCAGCTTGCGCTTTCCGGCATTCTTCATGCGGATGAGCTGACGGCGGACATGGCGGAAGGGCTTGCGGCCCGGCTCGACATGATTTCGGAAGAATATGAGCGCGGCTGGCAGGTCGAGCTTGAAGGTGAAGATGGCCTCGTCCTCAGCCGCACGCTGCGCGGCGTGACGGAGCGCTATGAGATTGGCGCCGATCTCCTGCAAAGTGGGGACGCGACACGGCTTGCCAATGCGATCAATCCCCTGCTCGAGATTTTCGCAAAACCGGCCTTCCTTGTCCGGAAGGAAACCGAGACATGGGTGCGGGGGCCGGGCACGCTGCTCGACGCCGTGCGCGAGGCCGGGGCCAAGGGCATTACTGTCCAGCGTTATAAGGGGCTGGGCGAGATGAACCCCGACCAGCTCTGGGAGACGACGCTTGATGCGGATGCGCGCCAACTCCTGCAGGTGCAGATTGAAGAGGCCGATGAGGCCGATGACATCTTCAGCCGCCTGATGGGGGATGTTGTCGAGCCGCGCCGCGAATTCATTCAGGAACGCGCGCTGGAAGCCGAACTCGATATCTAG
- a CDS encoding alpha/beta fold hydrolase, with product MTRQSKFAENDGIRIHYSVGGDGPLIVAVHGFPDYHGSWDDILPYLEDGYRVAAMDLRGYNLSDQPDDVDAYDIRTLCTDVAAVIRAEGEERAIIMGHDFGGALAWQLAIFSPQLVSHLIVFSTPHPVLFRQEIGANPEQKERSQYARNFQTEGSEDRLSVDKILGIMKLEDEAKIEKYRAAFERSSFRGMMNMYRKAFPKGTGPRPADPDALPKVKAPTLIIHGTDDVALATSGHDNSWNYAENDLTLMTVPGAGHWVHHEKPELAGKTVRAWLDIRE from the coding sequence ATGACACGCCAATCGAAATTTGCCGAGAATGACGGCATCCGCATTCATTACAGCGTCGGGGGCGATGGCCCGCTGATTGTTGCCGTACACGGATTTCCTGATTACCATGGCAGCTGGGATGATATCCTCCCCTATCTTGAAGACGGCTATCGCGTCGCGGCGATGGATCTGCGCGGCTATAACCTCTCAGACCAGCCTGATGATGTTGACGCCTATGACATCAGGACGCTGTGCACCGATGTGGCGGCAGTCATCCGCGCCGAGGGGGAGGAGCGCGCGATCATCATGGGGCATGATTTCGGCGGCGCGCTTGCCTGGCAATTGGCGATTTTCTCACCCCAGCTTGTCAGTCACCTGATCGTTTTTTCAACACCGCACCCCGTCCTCTTCCGTCAGGAGATCGGCGCCAACCCTGAGCAGAAAGAGCGCAGCCAGTATGCCCGGAATTTCCAGACCGAAGGGTCGGAAGATCGTTTAAGCGTGGACAAGATCCTCGGCATCATGAAGCTCGAAGATGAGGCGAAAATCGAAAAATACCGCGCCGCCTTCGAGCGCTCCAGCTTTCGCGGCATGATGAACATGTACCGCAAAGCCTTCCCGAAAGGCACGGGGCCTCGCCCCGCGGACCCGGATGCCCTGCCGAAGGTGAAGGCGCCGACCCTCATCATACACGGAACGGATGATGTGGCGCTTGCGACCTCCGGACATGACAATAGCTGGAACTATGCCGAAAATGACCTGACACTGATGACCGTGCCGGGGGCCGGGCACTGGGTCCATCATGAAAAACCCGAACTCGCCGGGAAGACGGTTCGGGCCTGGCTTGATATCCGCGAATGA
- the recF gene encoding DNA replication/repair protein RecF (All proteins in this family for which functions are known are DNA-binding proteins that assist the filamentation of RecA onto DNA for the initiation of recombination or recombinational repair.), translating into MRRVRRISLRDFRSYEALDIRTDAGAIVLYGPNGAGKTNLLEALSLMGPGRGLRRATAAEVARQKGAGGWGIGIGLGDEDDEFSLSLRAEPPEPLRKVAQIDGASVSSSTVFADHLRFAWLTPAQDRLFLDAPGDRRRFLDRMVLTGDAAHAPRSLAYEKAMRQRQAVLSDKWDQGLLSLLESQMAEHGAAIVAARQRTLEELASGYASLRTGAFPGALLALSGPYEEAIAAGQSLAEIEMWLKGDLARSRRRDTEAGRALAGPHRADLAVTHREKNQAAKFCSTGEQKALLVGLVLAHAASEAQRSGAPLILLLDEISAHLDGARRAALAEILASLRIQAFMTGTDREPFSPWSNSALMIEIGEGGRAHPE; encoded by the coding sequence ATGCGCCGGGTGCGGCGCATCAGCCTGCGCGACTTCAGGTCTTATGAGGCTCTCGATATCCGAACGGATGCGGGGGCCATTGTCCTTTACGGGCCGAATGGCGCGGGCAAGACCAACCTTCTCGAAGCCTTATCCCTGATGGGCCCCGGGCGAGGGCTTCGGCGTGCGACCGCCGCGGAGGTTGCCCGGCAAAAGGGCGCAGGTGGTTGGGGCATCGGCATCGGGCTTGGGGATGAGGATGACGAGTTCTCACTGTCGCTGCGCGCAGAGCCCCCCGAGCCCTTGCGCAAAGTCGCCCAGATCGATGGGGCGTCCGTTTCCTCCAGCACTGTCTTTGCCGATCATCTGCGGTTTGCGTGGCTGACCCCGGCGCAGGACCGTCTGTTTCTTGATGCCCCCGGTGATCGGCGCCGGTTTCTCGACCGCATGGTCCTGACCGGTGATGCCGCCCATGCCCCGCGCTCGCTCGCCTATGAAAAGGCGATGCGCCAACGTCAGGCCGTCCTTTCGGACAAATGGGATCAGGGTCTGCTCTCGCTTCTTGAAAGCCAGATGGCGGAGCATGGCGCGGCGATCGTCGCGGCTCGCCAGCGGACGCTTGAGGAGCTGGCATCGGGCTATGCCTCGCTCCGGACCGGCGCGTTTCCCGGCGCGTTACTGGCGCTCAGTGGCCCCTATGAGGAAGCCATCGCCGCAGGCCAATCGCTTGCAGAGATCGAGATGTGGCTGAAGGGCGATCTGGCCCGCAGCCGTAGGCGGGATACTGAAGCCGGCCGGGCGCTCGCTGGGCCGCATCGCGCTGATCTGGCGGTCACTCATCGCGAAAAAAACCAGGCGGCCAAGTTCTGCTCGACAGGCGAGCAGAAAGCACTCCTCGTCGGCCTGGTGCTTGCTCATGCGGCCAGTGAAGCGCAGCGGAGCGGGGCGCCCCTCATCCTCCTTCTCGATGAAATTTCGGCCCATCTCGATGGCGCACGGCGTGCGGCACTGGCCGAAATCCTCGCCTCTCTCCGTATACAGGCCTTCATGACCGGAACCGACCGGGAGCCGTTTTCGCCCTGGTCGAATAGCGCCCTGATGATCGAGATCGGAGAGGGCGGGCGCGCGCATCCCGAATGA
- the rpoH gene encoding RNA polymerase sigma factor RpoH: MANALTTSTGAALTPEGGLSRYLSEIRKFPMLEKDQEFMLAKRFKEHQDPDAAQQLITSHLRLVAKIAMGYRGYGLPTGEVISEGNVGLMQAVKKFDPDKGFRLSTYAMWWIRASIQEYILRSWSLVKIGTTAAQKKLFFNLRKIKGQIDAVDDGDLKPEEVEHIATKLGVSEGDVISMNRRMSGSDNSLNAPMRQGEDGGSAEWQDWLVDEDAVNAEAQLAREDEFDTRMDLLQQAMGELNERERHIFTERRLAEEPKTLEELSTEYNVSRERIRQIEVRAFEKVQKAVKRLDKEMRSETLH; this comes from the coding sequence ATGGCCAATGCGCTGACTACGTCGACGGGTGCTGCCCTGACCCCGGAAGGGGGCCTTTCGCGCTACCTGTCCGAAATCCGCAAATTCCCGATGCTTGAAAAAGATCAGGAATTCATGCTGGCGAAACGCTTCAAGGAGCATCAGGACCCTGATGCTGCCCAGCAGCTGATCACGTCTCACCTCCGGCTCGTTGCGAAAATCGCCATGGGCTATCGCGGCTATGGACTGCCGACGGGCGAAGTGATCTCCGAGGGCAATGTCGGCCTGATGCAGGCGGTCAAGAAATTCGATCCGGACAAGGGCTTCCGCCTTTCGACCTATGCGATGTGGTGGATCCGCGCCTCGATCCAAGAATATATCCTGCGCAGCTGGAGCCTTGTGAAAATCGGCACGACGGCCGCGCAGAAAAAGCTCTTCTTCAACCTCCGCAAGATCAAGGGCCAGATCGACGCTGTCGATGATGGTGATCTGAAGCCGGAAGAAGTCGAGCATATCGCGACCAAGCTCGGTGTCTCCGAGGGTGACGTTATCTCGATGAACCGGCGTATGTCGGGATCGGACAATTCGCTCAACGCGCCGATGCGTCAGGGCGAAGATGGCGGCAGTGCGGAATGGCAGGACTGGCTTGTCGATGAAGATGCCGTCAATGCCGAGGCCCAGCTGGCCCGCGAAGACGAATTCGACACCCGAATGGACCTGTTGCAACAGGCCATGGGGGAGCTGAACGAACGCGAACGGCATATCTTCACCGAGCGCCGCCTCGCCGAAGAGCCCAAGACGCTCGAAGAGCTGTCCACGGAGTATAATGTCTCCCGCGAACGCATCCGCCAGATCGAGGTGCGCGCTTTCGAGAAAGTCCAGAAGGCCGTCAAACGCCTCGACAAGGAAATGCGGTCAGAAACGCTGCACTAA
- a CDS encoding DNA topology modulation protein FlaR — protein sequence MELHRIMIIGGAGAGKSTLARQIGERLSLPVIHLDAVFWQPGWVEPDRDTFNENVRRIIEDESWVIEGNYSATWPERAARADLIVFLDVSTGRRIYRAIHRSLTNYGKTRQDMAPGCVEKFDPAFIKWVADYRWRGRPKTLRLLEDPVVADKAFTLRNKDDVSNFLATLDRLGQ from the coding sequence ATGGAGCTGCACCGTATCATGATCATCGGCGGGGCGGGGGCAGGGAAATCGACCCTTGCCCGCCAGATTGGCGAGCGCCTTTCACTGCCGGTCATTCATCTCGATGCGGTGTTCTGGCAACCCGGCTGGGTGGAGCCTGACCGCGATACCTTCAACGAAAATGTCCGGCGCATTATCGAGGATGAGAGCTGGGTCATCGAGGGCAATTATTCTGCCACATGGCCAGAGCGTGCGGCTCGGGCGGATCTGATCGTCTTCCTCGATGTTTCAACGGGCCGCCGCATTTACCGGGCGATCCATCGTTCCCTGACGAATTACGGCAAGACCCGGCAGGATATGGCGCCGGGCTGTGTCGAGAAATTTGATCCCGCCTTCATCAAATGGGTCGCTGATTACCGCTGGCGGGGGCGGCCCAAAACGCTCAGACTGCTTGAAGATCCGGTAGTCGCGGACAAAGCGTTCACGCTGCGGAACAAGGACGATGTCAGCAATTTCCTCGCAACGCTTGACCGGCTGGGTCAGTGA
- a CDS encoding amidohydrolase family protein: protein MKKLLLSTALAALFALPAVAQEAGQGTENEEKKDEKWDVANPPLPMREVTINVDEGTWMNVDVSPDGRMLAFDLLGDIYTMPISGGTPTRIAEGMPWEMQPKFSPDGEMIAFTSDREGGDNIWVMNVDGSDKRSITSEKFRLLNEPDWSPDGTYIAARKHFTTARSLGTGEVWLYHLGGGGGVALVEKPGSSYQKELGEPVFSPDGGSIYYTRSTSGGNTFVYADDSNGEIFAIEKYDLETGDRSDVIGGAGGAVRPTPSPDGRKLAFVKRERGLSGLYVKDLRSGAITKIYDDLDQDMQETWGVHGLYPAMDWMPDSREIVFWAGGKIMRADMSGNAEVIPFTVNDTRDVIDPPRPQVEVAPDSFETRMPRYAAVSPDGNRVVFQSLGKLYVKSLSGGAPRRLTRSGDGVRELSPSWSRDGRRLVYVEWTDAELGKVKTVTASGGGARTVTNRPGHYANPVFSPNGNTIVFERGSGGYLLSDLWSDNPGIYSVPASGGEQRLVSQSGFNPQFGASNDRLFVTTGGGDGFSFVSMDMNGEAQRTHATGELVPEWEISPTGKHVAFRDNYGAYVMPLLPGPQKVGGGKGGSAVPVVKASEGGATFMSWSEDGETLNWTLGPVLYSAGLDEMVPTAPKGEDDEGYTPPESGVSLSIDVRADKPNGAVILSGAKIVTMADEDGGVIEDGVIVVQNNRIVGIGKAGEVPEPSGAKRVDVSGKTIVPGFVDAHAHGPYSDDGIVPDQNWSTIAHLALGVTTIFDPSTSYDSFAASEMQRAGMILAPRIYTTGEIVYGAKSPYRYADIQTYDDALAHVHRLKTQGAHGIKNYNQPRRDQRQQVVKAAIEENLIVVPEGGSLFTMDMSLIQDGNTSVEHNIPQRVLYEDVLSFWEQTEVAYTPTLVVTYGGLGGDPYWRYKMDVWKHPILSAHVPPHILQPSSVRSTKAPEEDFVDQYAAHQAKRLADRGIKVSIGAHGQEEGLAAHWEMWSFARGGMSPIEVLRTATVSPAQHLGFWADIGSLEEGKLADLVILDADPLEDISNTDKISYVMQNGRLYEADTMNETVTGDRQRAPYYWETSGGGVRPVGGVAHTAHQD from the coding sequence ATGAAGAAGCTGCTCCTCTCCACAGCCCTTGCGGCCCTGTTCGCGCTGCCGGCCGTCGCCCAGGAGGCTGGCCAAGGGACTGAAAACGAAGAGAAAAAAGACGAGAAATGGGATGTGGCGAACCCGCCGCTGCCGATGCGGGAGGTCACCATCAATGTCGATGAGGGCACATGGATGAATGTCGATGTGTCGCCAGACGGGCGCATGCTCGCCTTCGACCTGCTCGGGGACATCTACACCATGCCGATCAGCGGGGGCACGCCGACGCGGATCGCCGAAGGCATGCCATGGGAAATGCAGCCCAAATTCTCGCCGGACGGCGAGATGATCGCCTTCACCTCCGACCGTGAAGGCGGCGATAATATCTGGGTGATGAATGTCGATGGCTCGGACAAGCGATCGATCACGTCTGAGAAATTCCGTCTCCTGAACGAACCGGACTGGAGCCCGGACGGCACCTATATCGCGGCGCGTAAGCATTTCACGACGGCGCGTTCGCTGGGGACAGGCGAAGTCTGGCTCTATCACCTTGGCGGCGGGGGCGGGGTGGCCCTCGTTGAAAAACCGGGCAGCTCCTATCAGAAGGAACTCGGTGAGCCGGTGTTCTCCCCGGATGGCGGGTCGATCTACTACACGCGCAGTACCTCGGGCGGGAATACATTCGTCTATGCGGACGATTCAAATGGCGAGATCTTTGCCATTGAGAAATATGATCTTGAGACTGGCGACCGCTCGGATGTCATTGGCGGTGCCGGCGGTGCGGTGCGGCCCACCCCTTCACCCGATGGGCGCAAGCTGGCTTTCGTAAAGCGTGAGCGAGGGCTCTCCGGCCTCTACGTGAAGGATCTTCGCTCGGGCGCTATCACCAAGATCTATGATGATCTTGATCAGGACATGCAGGAGACATGGGGCGTGCACGGCCTTTACCCCGCCATGGACTGGATGCCGGACAGCCGCGAAATCGTCTTCTGGGCGGGCGGCAAGATCATGCGTGCCGACATGAGCGGAAATGCAGAAGTCATTCCGTTTACGGTGAATGATACGCGGGACGTGATCGATCCGCCGCGCCCGCAGGTCGAGGTGGCGCCTGACAGTTTTGAAACGAGGATGCCGCGCTATGCCGCCGTCTCCCCGGATGGCAATCGTGTGGTGTTCCAGTCGCTCGGCAAGCTTTATGTGAAGAGCTTGAGCGGCGGGGCACCGCGGCGCCTGACCCGGTCTGGCGACGGAGTGCGGGAGCTTTCCCCGTCATGGTCGAGGGATGGCCGGCGTCTTGTCTATGTCGAATGGACGGATGCGGAGCTTGGCAAGGTCAAGACGGTGACGGCCTCCGGCGGCGGTGCGCGCACCGTGACCAACCGGCCGGGGCATTACGCGAACCCGGTTTTCTCGCCCAATGGCAACACCATCGTATTTGAACGCGGCAGCGGCGGGTATCTCCTGTCCGATCTGTGGTCGGATAATCCCGGCATTTACAGCGTGCCCGCGAGCGGCGGTGAGCAACGGCTGGTCTCCCAGTCGGGCTTCAATCCGCAATTCGGCGCATCAAATGACCGCCTGTTTGTGACGACAGGCGGCGGAGACGGCTTCTCCTTCGTCAGCATGGATATGAATGGCGAAGCCCAGCGGACCCATGCCACAGGTGAGCTGGTGCCCGAATGGGAGATTTCCCCGACAGGCAAGCATGTCGCCTTCCGCGACAATTACGGCGCTTACGTCATGCCGCTCCTGCCCGGACCGCAAAAAGTCGGCGGCGGCAAAGGTGGCTCAGCTGTGCCTGTCGTCAAGGCAAGTGAAGGTGGGGCCACCTTCATGAGCTGGTCCGAGGACGGAGAGACCCTCAACTGGACGCTCGGCCCGGTGCTTTATTCGGCGGGTCTCGATGAAATGGTCCCGACTGCCCCGAAAGGTGAAGATGACGAGGGCTACACCCCGCCGGAGTCGGGTGTATCACTCAGCATCGATGTGCGGGCGGACAAGCCTAATGGCGCGGTCATCCTGTCCGGCGCGAAGATCGTAACCATGGCGGATGAAGATGGCGGGGTCATCGAAGATGGCGTCATCGTCGTTCAGAATAATCGCATTGTTGGCATCGGCAAGGCGGGCGAGGTGCCCGAGCCATCAGGCGCCAAGCGCGTTGATGTCAGTGGCAAGACGATTGTTCCCGGCTTTGTCGATGCTCACGCGCACGGCCCATATTCGGATGACGGGATCGTGCCGGACCAGAACTGGTCGACCATCGCGCATCTCGCACTGGGCGTGACGACGATCTTTGATCCCTCAACATCCTATGACAGCTTTGCGGCATCCGAGATGCAGCGGGCCGGGATGATCCTCGCGCCGCGGATCTATACAACGGGTGAGATCGTCTATGGCGCCAAATCGCCTTACCGCTATGCTGATATTCAGACCTATGATGATGCGCTAGCGCATGTTCATCGCCTGAAAACCCAAGGGGCGCATGGCATCAAGAACTACAACCAGCCGCGCCGCGACCAGCGCCAGCAGGTGGTGAAAGCAGCGATTGAGGAAAACCTGATCGTCGTGCCGGAGGGCGGCTCGCTTTTCACCATGGACATGTCGCTGATCCAGGATGGCAACACCTCCGTTGAGCACAACATCCCGCAGCGGGTGCTTTATGAGGATGTCCTTTCCTTCTGGGAGCAGACGGAAGTCGCCTATACCCCGACGCTGGTTGTGACGTATGGGGGCCTCGGTGGTGATCCATATTGGCGCTACAAGATGGATGTCTGGAAGCATCCGATCCTGTCGGCCCATGTGCCGCCGCATATCCTTCAGCCTTCAAGCGTTCGCAGCACGAAAGCGCCTGAAGAGGACTTCGTCGATCAGTATGCCGCGCATCAGGCTAAGCGTCTTGCCGATCGCGGGATCAAGGTGTCAATCGGCGCCCATGGTCAGGAAGAGGGGCTCGCCGCCCATTGGGAGATGTGGTCCTTTGCTCGCGGTGGGATGAGCCCCATCGAAGTCCTGCGCACGGCAACGGTTTCACCAGCCCAGCATCTCGGTTTCTGGGCGGATATCGGCTCACTCGAAGAGGGGAAACTGGCAGACCTTGTCATCCTTGATGCGGATCCGCTGGAGGATATCAGCAACACGGACAAAATCTCGTACGTCATGCAGAATGGCCGCCTTTATGAGGCCGACACGATGAATGAGACCGTGACGGGGGATCGCCAGCGGGCGCCTTATTACTGGGAGACCTCCGGCGGCGGTGTCCGGCCCGTCGGTGGTGTCGCGCATACGGCGCATCAGGATTGA